CCCGTCGCGGCGGACCAGTTCGACGGGATCTTCTCGCCCGACGGCCACTGGTTGGCGTACTTTTCCTATGAATCCGGACACCCCGAGGTCTATGTGGTTCCGTTTCCCGGTCCGGGCGGCAAATATCAGATTTCGCACGGCGGCGGCTGGCTGGCCCGCTGGGACGGCCGCGGCAGACTCTACTTCCTGACGATGGGAAATCGGCTGATGGAAGCCGACCTCGCTGTGAGCGCGAGCTCCGTTCGAGTCAACGCTATTCACCCGCTCTTCGCGATCCGGCCGCCGAACATGGCGATGCCGCTCTTCGACGTCACGGCGGACGGCCAGAAATTCATCGTGGCCACGTCCGACGCGCCCGAAGCGAGCTCGATCACGCTCGTCGCGAACTGGACGGAACTTCTGGCGTCGCGCCAGGAGCGGCCGTGAGGCTGCCGTGACGCTCGCCGCCGGGAGCCGCCTCGGTCCGTACGAGATCGTTTCCCTGCTCGGAGCCGGCGGCATGGGCGAGGTGTATCGGGCGCGCGACACCCGGCTCGGACGCGAGGTGGCGCTCAAGGTTCTCCCCGAGGAATTCGCCGCCGACGCCGAGCGGCTCCGCCGGTTCGAGGGAGAGGCGCGCGCCGCTTCCTCGATCTCCGATCCGCACATCGTCACGGTCTTCGACGTCGGGAGCGCCGATGGAAAGGCTTTTCTCGTCGCGGAGCTGGTCGAGGGGTCGGACCTGAGGGCGCTGACCGGCCGGGCGCTTTCCGCGAAGAAGGCGATCGACCTCGCCGCTCAGATCGCCGAAGGCCTCGCGGCGGCCCACGACAGGGGAATCGTCCATCGCGATCTGAAACCGGAGAACGTCCTCGTCACGAAATCGGGACTCGCCAAGATCGCGGACTTCGGGCTCGCGCGCCTCAGCGAGCATTCCGGAGATAGCGGCTCGCAGATGATCACCGCCGACTCGGCGCGGACGGCCACCGGGATGGTGATGGGCACGGTCGCGTACATGTCGCCCGAACAGGCCCGCGGCGAGCGCGTGGACTTCCGTTCCGACCAGTTCTCGTTCGGGATCATCCTCGTCGAGCTGCTTACGGGGAAGAATCCGTTCAAGCGCGCGACCTCGCCCGAAACTCTGACGGCGATCCTCCGCGAGGAGCCGCTCGAGAATCTCGCGCTGCCGCCGGCGATCGGCCGCATCGTTTCGCGCTGCCTCGAGAAAATCCCCGACGCGCGCTATGGATCGACGCGTGACCTCGCCCGGGACCTGAAGGACCTCGAGGCCGCCCCTTCGGCGGCGACGGCGCCGGTCCCGGCCGGAGTCTCCGCCGGCCGTCGAGGGCGATCGCCGGCGTTGCTGCTGCTCGCGGCGCTTGGCGGCCTCGTCGTCGGCGGCGCGATCGCGACGTGGCTCCGCCGGCCGGCCTCCTTCGAGCCGGTCCGCGTCCACGCCCTGACGTATTCCGGCTCCGACAGCGACCCGGCGGCCTCGCCGGACGGAAGGATCGTCGCGTTCACGTCGTGGCGCGACGGCACGGCCCGCATCTGGGTCAAGCAGCTCGCCGGCGGAGGCGAGGCGCCCCTGACCTCCGGACCGGACGGACGCGCGAGGTTCTCCCCCGACGGGGCGAGCCTGCTCTTCATCCGCGACCTGGGGACGAAGCAGGCGCTGTACCGGATCGGCCTCGTCGGCGGCGAGCCGCGCGCGATTCTGGACGACTGCACCGCCGCCGACTGGTCGCCCGACGGCCGGCAGATCGCGTTCCTGCGCGGAGGGACCGGCGACGCGACGCAGCACGCGCGCCTCGAGGTGCTCGATCTGGCGAGCGGCCGCGAAACGCTTCTCGCCGACGAAGGAAAGCGGATCGTTCACTCGCCCCGCTGGTCGCCCGACGGAAGATGGATCGCGTATTCCTCCGGAAGCTATGCCGGTTCCGACTGGCAGGTCCGGGCGGCGCAGCCGGCGAGCGGACGAAAGAAGGAAATCTGCGCGCTCTCCCCCGGATACCAGATCGGGGGAATCTCGTGGGCCGGGGACGGAGAAGCGATCTTCTTCGTGCAGTCCCCGAACCTGATGGGAGACGTGTCGGGCATGGGATCGCGCGTGATTCGCGGCGACCCCGGCTCGGGACGCCGGCGGACGCTCTTCTGGAGCGACGGCCTCGTGTGGACGACGTCCTCCGTTTCCGAAGTCACGCCGACCGACGTGCTCTCTCAGGGGCGCCTCGTCTTCAGCCGGCGGCAGCGGAGACAGAACCTGCGGGAGATCGCGATCCGGGAGGGCGCGCTCTCGACGGGCACGGTGCTCGCCGAAGGAAGCGCGATCGACCGCCAACCGGTCTACTCACCCGACGGAAAACGGATCCTCTTCTCTTCGAATCGCAGCGGGAACCTCGACCTCTGGACTCTCGAGCGCCAGAGCGGAGCCGTCCGGCAACTGACCGACGATCCGGCGCAGGACTGGGACCCCGCCTGGACGCCCGACGGGAAGCAGATCGTCTGGAGCAGCGATCGAGCGACCGGCCATCTCGAGGTCTGGATCGCGAACGCGGACGGCAGCGGCGCGAGACAGGTCACCCACGACGGCGTCTCCGCGCAGAATCCGACGACGACGCCCGACGGGAGGTGGATCGTGTACTGGAGCGGCGATCCGGCGAAGCTCGGCGTCTGGAAGATCCATCCCGACGGCTCCGGGGCGACCCGCGTGCAGACCGGCTACCCGACCACGCCGGAGACGTCACCCGACGGGCGCTACTTCCTCTACGTGGATCAGGGGGGAGGGCTGTCCCTGCGCAACACGATCCACGTCTTCGAGGTCGAGTCGGGAAAGCAGGTCTCGTTCACGATCGAGGTGCGGTACACGATCGGCGCGCCGGCGATCATCTGGGGGCGCGCGCGCTGGTCGCGCGACGGGAAGCGGATCTACTTCGTCGGCGAGAACGAAAAGGGGCTTTCCGGAATCTACGTGCAGGACTTCGCGCCGGGACGCGACACGGCCGCGACGCGCCGCCCGGTCGCGGGCTTCTCGCGCGAGTGGGTCAGCGAATCCTTCGGGCTGTCGCCCGACGGCGCCTCGCTCGTGCTGTCGGCCAGCCAGGACACCGCGTCGATCATGGTCGCCGACCGTGTGCCTGGCGCCATGCCTCCGACCCGGAAGGCGCACTGAGAAGGCGGAAACCGAAGTCCCCGGTTTCCGCCGCCGCCATTCGCGCAACGATAGAATCCCGGTCACGCGAGAAATCCTGGATTCCCCCGCCGTCCCCGGGGCCGGCCGGCCCGACGTGACGGGTTCGCTTTCGCTCCCCCGGAGCGGCGCGGCTCGCAGGGTGCTCTAATGCTCTCTCCCGGCGTCAAGCTCGGCCCTTACGAAATTCTCGCCCCTCTCGGGGCGGGGGGCATGGGAGAAGTGTATCGGGCGCGCGACACGAAGCTGCATCGGGACGTGGCGATCAAGGTCCTGCCCGAATCGCTCTCCAAGGAAACGGATGCGCTGGGCCGATTCGAGCGGGAAGCGCACGCGGTGGCGGCGCTCAACCATCCGAACATCCTCTCGATCCACGATTTCGGCGAATCCAACGGCGTCGTCTACGCGGTGACGGAGCTCCTCGAAGGCGAGAGCCTTCGGGAGCGCCTCGACGCCGGGCCGATCCCGACGCGCAAGGCGGTCGATTACGCCGTTCAGATCCTCCGCGGCCTGGCGGCGGCGCATGAGAAAGGCGTCGTCCACCGCGATCTCAAGCCGGAAAATCTCTTCGTGACGGCCGACGGCCGCGTGAAGATCCTCGACTTCGGCCTGGCCAAGGTCGTGTCGGCCGAGTCGGTCGCCACGAGCGCGCCGACGACGCCGGCCGGCACGGAGCCCGGCACGGTCATGGGCACGGTCGGTTACATGTCTCCCGAGCAGGTCAGGGGAAGACCGGCGGATCATCGCTCCGACATCTTTTCCTTCGGCGTCGTCCTCTACGAGATGCTCTCGGGAAAACGCGCCTTCCAGCGCGAATCGGCCGCCGAGACGATGGCCGCGATCGCCCGGGAGGAGCCTCCCGAGCTCGCGGAGTCGGGCCGCAAGATCTCCCCTGCCCTCGACCGGATCGTGCGGCATTGCCTGGAGAAGAGCCCTGCCGAACGCGCGCAGTCCGCGCACGACCTGGCGTTCGAGCTCGAGAGCATGTCGGCCCTCTCCGAGTCCGGTGCGGCCGCCGTCGCCTTCGCCCCGCGGCGCCGCCGACGGCTGGCGATCGGCGTCGCCGCGGCCGTCGCGGCGGTCCTGGCCGTTGCCGCCCTCGCGTCGTACCGCGCGGGACGGAAGGCGGAGCGACGCTCGGTCGAGGCCATCGCGTTTCGCCAGATGAGCTTCCACCCGCAGGCGATCTTCCAGGCCGCCTTCATGCCGGACGGCGAAACGATCGTCTATAGCGCCGCTCCCGAGGGGAACGTCCCGGAGCTCTTCACGATCCGCCCCGAGTTTCCGGAGCCCCGTGCGCTGGGCCTTCCGCGCACGCATCTCCTGTCGATCTCGTCGAAGGGCGAGCTGGCCGTCCTGACCCACGTCCGCTACCTGGCGCACCGGTTGTTCACCGGCACGCTCGCGCGGGTGTCGCTCGGGGGCACGGCGCCGCGGGAAATCCTGGAGAACGTGCGCCAGGCCGACTGGTCTCCCGACGGCGCAAATCTGGCCGTCCTTCGCGTTTCGCAGGGGAAGGATCGGCTGGAGTTCCCGATCGGAAAGGTCCTCTACGAGAGCGCCGGCTATTTGAGCGACCTTCGGCTCTCGCCCCGCGGAGACCGCATCGCTCTCTTCGAGCATCCGAAGCAATGGGACGACCGGGGCTCCGTCATCTGCGTCGATATGGCGGGGAAGCGGACCGTCCTTTCGGGCGAGTACTGGGGGGAAGAGGGCCTGGCGTGGTCTCGGACGGGCGACGAGATCTTCTTCACCGCGAGCACGGAAGGGTTCTCCCAGGTTCTCTACGGCGTCGATCTCTCCGGACGCCGGCGGGTCGTGCTGACGAGCGCCGGCGGGCTGACGATGCACGACGTCTCCCGCACCGGGCGCTGGCTCGTGACGCGCGACGACCAGACTAACGCCATCTCGGTTCTCGTCCCCGGCGCCGGCGCCGAGCGCGATCTCTCCTGGCTCGACTTTTCCGAGGCGCCGTTTCTTTCGCGGGACGGGAGCCTTCTTCTCTTCAACGACGAATCGTCGGCGGCCGGGCCGAATTACGCGGTCTGTCTTCGAAAAACCGACGGCGGCGCCGTCGTGCGCCTCGGAGAGGGCTTTCCTTGCGGGCTCTCGCCGGACGAGAAGTGGGCTCTCGCGATCGTCTACTCGCCGCCGCAGCTCGTGATGTACCCGACCGGTCCCGGCGAGACCCGGCGTCTCCCGCGAGGCCGCCTGGAGACGTACCAATCCGCAAGCTGGTTCGCGGACGGAAAGAAGATCCTCGCTTGCGGCAACGAGCCTGGAAGAGGGTCCCGGTGCTATTCGCAGGACGTCTCGGACGGCTCGCTTCGGCCGGTCACACCCGAGGGAGCGAGCAACGGCTCGGTCTCGCCGGACGGCACGCAGGTCCTGTATTCGAATCAAGACGGAGCCTGGTTGGTCCAGCCCATGGAAGGGGGAACCGGGAAACCCCTTCCCGAGATCGCCCCGGACGAGAGCGTCATCCGGTGGAGCCCGGACAGCCGTTCCCTCTACGTTTTCCATCCGGCGACGCTGCCGTTTCGCTTCGAGCGGCTGGATCTCGCTTCGGGCCGCCGCGAGCTGATCCGCGAGGTGGCTCCCGCCGACAGGACGGGCCTGCTCGAGGGCGGCGTGGCGTCAATCACGGAGGACACCCGGAGCTACGCGTACGACTATTCCCGGATGACGTCGCAGCTCTTCGTGGTGTCGGGCGCGCGCTGACGCGAGCGCCGGCCGCCCGTTTCGACAGCGGCCCGGTGTTCACGAAGACGGCGACGATGGCGTGGCGGCCAAACGGGCACTCCCGGTTCAGGGCGCGCCTCTTCCGGCGGGAGAAGCCGGGGCGCAGCGCCGGGTGAGGGTAGCTAAGCCGGCTTCCAGACCATATCGACCCGGATCGGCATGTCGTCCTTGACCGGCACCGCGAGGAGCGACGGCGGCGGGATGCCGAAATCGGAGAGCTTCGCGGGGATCGTTCCCGAGATCCGCCGCTCCCCTCCCTCGTCCGTGACGGTGAACGGGACCTGCGGGTACGTCGCCGTCTTGCCCGCGAATTCGATTTGGAGGTCGCAGTGGATCTCGGCGGAGTCCTTTGCCTCCGGCGCTCGCAGGCGAACGCTGACGAGGGGATACCTCGCGCCGTCGACGACCTGGACCATGTGAAGGTCGCGGTTGCTGTCCCCGGAGTCGAACGACTTCACGGGAGCCGCCACGAGAACCTCGCACTCGCCGGAGCGGCAAACGGCCTTGCCCCGGGCCGCGTGGCTCACTCCGTCGGTGTCGTGAAGGGGGTGTGAGACGTGGTAGGCGAGCGTCGACCGCTCGAGAACCCATTGCCCGTCGGCTCGCGCGATCGCCGGAAGGGCGAGGAGCAGGAGCAGACATCGGACGCGAATCATCAGAACTTGATCGCCACGGTCGCGATCGCCGCGGCATAAGCGGCGACCGTGATCGCGGCCACGGTCGAATGGGCTTTCGCGATCCCGTGGACCTTCTCGCCGTTGTCGAGCTGGTTTCGGGCCATGGCGCCGAGGATCGGCGTCAGGACCATTCCCACGCCGTGGACCCACGCGAGCGCCTTGTGCCACCGGATCTGGCCGCGCGTCCTCATCCCCTCGATCTTCGGCGCGCGGATCGCGTACGACGCCGTCGCGATGTACATGGCCGCGGTGACGAGGCCGAGCGCCGCGTGCAGATTCCGCTGCGAGCTACCGCCCTCGTGCTCCTTGGCGCCCCCGGCGGTCGCGAGCGTGGCGACGAACGGGATGATCGTGATGAGGCCCAGCCGCTGGTGAATCTTGAGCATCCGGGTCCTCTTGTCGAGAAGCGCCTGCTTCTCGACGCTGCCGATTTGCTGCTCCGGAGTGAACCCCAGATCCTGGAGCGACGGCTGCGAGGGCGCGGGAGGCGGCGTTTCGGGCGGCGGGCTTGGATTCGCCTGTTCGGGATCGGGATTTCCCTGATCCGCGGAAGTCTCGAGCGCCGCCTGCAAAGAGGGCAGGAACCTCCACTCGTCGCTGTCGGCGCGCAGGACGGGGGCGAGCGTGAGGAACAGAGCGGCTACGACGAATTTGCGAAGTGTCTTGCGGAAATCTTTCATCGTCATGCGTCGTCGAGAGCAAACCCGGTGCCGAACATAGCGTCCCGAAGATAAACGGCGGATGAGAGGTCAGGCGAGACGGCTCGATTTCGATATCACTTCGGCGCGATCCTCCCGAAATCGGCGACAGGCGTCGCAAGCGCGATTCGACCCCTCCCTCCATGTCCCGGCGGGATGCTCCCGAACCGGTGTGTAATGTATAATGAAGCGTTGACCCCAACGTCTCCTTCGACCCCGGAGCCGCCTAAGTCAGCGCCAGGTACTGGTGCGCGAGCCACACCATCATCGATCCTTCGCCGACCGCCGCCGCGACGCGGTTCATCGCGCC
This DNA window, taken from Thermoanaerobaculia bacterium, encodes the following:
- a CDS encoding protein kinase, translated to MTLAAGSRLGPYEIVSLLGAGGMGEVYRARDTRLGREVALKVLPEEFAADAERLRRFEGEARAASSISDPHIVTVFDVGSADGKAFLVAELVEGSDLRALTGRALSAKKAIDLAAQIAEGLAAAHDRGIVHRDLKPENVLVTKSGLAKIADFGLARLSEHSGDSGSQMITADSARTATGMVMGTVAYMSPEQARGERVDFRSDQFSFGIILVELLTGKNPFKRATSPETLTAILREEPLENLALPPAIGRIVSRCLEKIPDARYGSTRDLARDLKDLEAAPSAATAPVPAGVSAGRRGRSPALLLLAALGGLVVGGAIATWLRRPASFEPVRVHALTYSGSDSDPAASPDGRIVAFTSWRDGTARIWVKQLAGGGEAPLTSGPDGRARFSPDGASLLFIRDLGTKQALYRIGLVGGEPRAILDDCTAADWSPDGRQIAFLRGGTGDATQHARLEVLDLASGRETLLADEGKRIVHSPRWSPDGRWIAYSSGSYAGSDWQVRAAQPASGRKKEICALSPGYQIGGISWAGDGEAIFFVQSPNLMGDVSGMGSRVIRGDPGSGRRRTLFWSDGLVWTTSSVSEVTPTDVLSQGRLVFSRRQRRQNLREIAIREGALSTGTVLAEGSAIDRQPVYSPDGKRILFSSNRSGNLDLWTLERQSGAVRQLTDDPAQDWDPAWTPDGKQIVWSSDRATGHLEVWIANADGSGARQVTHDGVSAQNPTTTPDGRWIVYWSGDPAKLGVWKIHPDGSGATRVQTGYPTTPETSPDGRYFLYVDQGGGLSLRNTIHVFEVESGKQVSFTIEVRYTIGAPAIIWGRARWSRDGKRIYFVGENEKGLSGIYVQDFAPGRDTAATRRPVAGFSREWVSESFGLSPDGASLVLSASQDTASIMVADRVPGAMPPTRKAH
- a CDS encoding protein kinase; translation: MLSPGVKLGPYEILAPLGAGGMGEVYRARDTKLHRDVAIKVLPESLSKETDALGRFEREAHAVAALNHPNILSIHDFGESNGVVYAVTELLEGESLRERLDAGPIPTRKAVDYAVQILRGLAAAHEKGVVHRDLKPENLFVTADGRVKILDFGLAKVVSAESVATSAPTTPAGTEPGTVMGTVGYMSPEQVRGRPADHRSDIFSFGVVLYEMLSGKRAFQRESAAETMAAIAREEPPELAESGRKISPALDRIVRHCLEKSPAERAQSAHDLAFELESMSALSESGAAAVAFAPRRRRRLAIGVAAAVAAVLAVAALASYRAGRKAERRSVEAIAFRQMSFHPQAIFQAAFMPDGETIVYSAAPEGNVPELFTIRPEFPEPRALGLPRTHLLSISSKGELAVLTHVRYLAHRLFTGTLARVSLGGTAPREILENVRQADWSPDGANLAVLRVSQGKDRLEFPIGKVLYESAGYLSDLRLSPRGDRIALFEHPKQWDDRGSVICVDMAGKRTVLSGEYWGEEGLAWSRTGDEIFFTASTEGFSQVLYGVDLSGRRRVVLTSAGGLTMHDVSRTGRWLVTRDDQTNAISVLVPGAGAERDLSWLDFSEAPFLSRDGSLLLFNDESSAAGPNYAVCLRKTDGGAVVRLGEGFPCGLSPDEKWALAIVYSPPQLVMYPTGPGETRRLPRGRLETYQSASWFADGKKILACGNEPGRGSRCYSQDVSDGSLRPVTPEGASNGSVSPDGTQVLYSNQDGAWLVQPMEGGTGKPLPEIAPDESVIRWSPDSRSLYVFHPATLPFRFERLDLASGRRELIREVAPADRTGLLEGGVASITEDTRSYAYDYSRMTSQLFVVSGAR
- a CDS encoding YceI family protein; translated protein: MIRVRCLLLLLALPAIARADGQWVLERSTLAYHVSHPLHDTDGVSHAARGKAVCRSGECEVLVAAPVKSFDSGDSNRDLHMVQVVDGARYPLVSVRLRAPEAKDSAEIHCDLQIEFAGKTATYPQVPFTVTDEGGERRISGTIPAKLSDFGIPPPSLLAVPVKDDMPIRVDMVWKPA